In a genomic window of Festucalex cinctus isolate MCC-2025b chromosome 11, RoL_Fcin_1.0, whole genome shotgun sequence:
- the LOC144030445 gene encoding uncharacterized protein LOC144030445 gives MHPEVERHNSHTSVHRSRHAMTAQLAEGAAQNQPLIRQQYSSVGRQTDENRESSAREKDKELQEPSGREARQPSSLSEVEVLRRRVVEMEGKDEELIRMRDQCRDLDCRLLRETKNCSSLKVEVNRLNGRISELDRIEETLGKSKQECCNLRDYLEKERNVSKMLSCEVDSLKVKLRELEASEGQLEKSEAAIRHDLATLRSLTAALVEDRKTMSERLQEAEEKLGGWGRKNSAGSSIEEAQSSKSDVEEKITGMAKDRDELQARLTVEQQRNMELESKMVMMRKRLQVLENKREKEEKYMQGSNNTSPRCQTEENKAKQLTWELERLQKRLQDKEMMEKELMKVEDDYESLEKRFKEEQIKSKTLLKELDLAKKELSGYKQAEKQDVNQEHLLLCRLQKEQVKSRLLAREVSTLKEQLQQLMGTEESISRVQTDHTALQGRLTQQEARNRELAREMRDLSSELDRYRRLKNVAPGGNEEHYRPTKEVQTEAAANLPSDCQLPSINNTTFGQKHEEEDPNHNVEVIDSRGSTLMSNLNSLNSANNIVSQNRGHAANGVNVHQAANGDVMMLTHTPGQPLQIKVTPHHILNTATLEISSPTADASASYTSTAFIPSGGNTPNQRITIIQNKTPPSSPDRTLSLLNGTPVSRIMSPNSSRSTTPDLPIQILTVRTCSPEPTDIGSQGAFCKTPERQNSWHHVCSSSADPSPSIITTEDNKIHIHLGNPYLPSHGMPPPAGPYYLRHEQRTQVLANGCHVKGVGKITSSITISPATSPTSHSPM, from the coding sequence ATGCATCCTGAGGTGGAGCGACACAATTCACACACCAGCGTCCACCGCTCCCGTCACGCTATGACAGCTCAACTCGCCGAGGGGGCAGCTCAAAATCAGCCACTTATTAGACAGCAGTACTCAAGTGTTGGCCGTCAGACAGACGAGAACCGAGAAAGTTCTGCAAGGGAGAAGGACAAAGAATTGCAGGAGCCCAGTGGTCGAGAAGCGAGACAGCCAAGCTCGCTGTCAGAAGTTGAAGTACTGAGGAGAAGGGTGGTGGAGATGGAAGGGAAGGACGAGGAACTTATCCGCATGAGGGACCAGTGCCGGGATCTGGACTGCAGACTGCTGAGGGAGACGAAAAATTGCTCTAGCCTGAAGGTTGAGGTAAATAGGCTCAATGGGAGAATCAGTGAATTAGACCGCATAGAGGAGACTTTGGGCAAAAGCAAACAAGAATGCTGCAATCTGCGGGACTATTtggaaaaagagagaaatgtcaGCAAGATGCTCTCATGTGAGGTGGACTCCCTGAAGGTTAAACTGAGAGAGCTGGAGGCAAGTGAAGGCCAACTGGAAAAGAGCGAGGCAGCAATCAGACATGACCTGGCCACGCTCAGGTCTCTGACAGCTGCCTTGGTGGAGGACAGAAAGACCATGTCGGAGAGGCTGCAGGAAGCTGAGGAAAAACTCGGCGGGTGGGGGAGGAAAAATTCTGCAGGAAGTTCCATAGAAGAGGCACAGAGCTCAAAGTCAGATGTGGAAGAAAAGATAACAGGCATGGCAAAGGACAGGGACGAGTTACAAGCCAGGCTCACAGTGGAGCAGCAGAGAAATATGGAGCTCGAGAGTAAAATGGTCATGATGAGAAAGAGGCTACAGGTTTTGGAGAACAAGAGAGAAAAGGAAGAGAAGTACATGCAAGGCTCTAACAATACCAGTCCTCGCTGCCAAACGGAAGAGAACAAAGCCAAACAACTCACATGGGAGCTGGAGAGGCTACAAAAAAGACTGCAGGACAAGGAAATGATGGAGAAAGAACTGATGAAAGTAGAGGATGACTACGAGTCTCTGGAAAAGAGATTCAAGGAGGAACAGATAAAGTCCAAGACTCTTCTCAAGGAACTTGATTTGGCCAAAAAGGAGCTTTCCGGATACAAGCAGGCGGAAAAGCAAGATGTCAACCAGGAACATCTCCTCCTTTGTCGTCTTCAGAAGGAGCAAGTCAAGTCCAGGCTGCTAGCAAGAGAGGTCAGTACCCTAAAGGAACAACTCCAGCAGCTGATGGGCACGGAGGAATCCATCAGCCGGGTCCAGACGGATCACACTGCGCTGCAGGGTAGGTTGACGCAACAAGAAGCCAGGAACCGGGAACTAGCTCGAGAGATGAGGGACTTGAGCAGCGAACTCGACAGATACAGACGCTTAAAGAATGTCGCGCCAGGTGGGAATGAAGAGCATTATCGCCCCACCAAGGAGGTCCAAACCGAGGCAGCGGCCAACTTGCCTTCTGACTGTCAACTGCCCTCCATAAATAACACAACATTTGGTCAGAAACACGAGGAAGAGGACCCAAACCACAACGTCGAAGTCATAGACAGCCGGGGGTCAACTCTCATGAGCAACCTTAACAGTTTGAACAGTGCCAACAACATTGTGAGCCAAAACAGAGGCCACGCAGCCAATGGGGTAAATGTGCACCAAGCGGCTAATGGAGACGTAATGATGCTAACGCACACGCCTGGGCAGCCACTACAAATCAAGGTGACGCCTCATCACATCCTCAACACAGCCACCCTAGAGATTAGTAGCCCAACCGCGGACGCCTCCGCTTCCTACACCAGCACAGCCTTCATACCGTCCGGTGGAAACACACCAAATCAAAGAATCACCATCATTCAGAATAAAACGCCCCCCTCGAGTCCCGACCGCACTCTCTCTCTGCTTAATGGGACGCCCGTCTCTCGAATTATGAGTCCGAATTCGTCCCGCTCGACGACACCCGACCTCCCGATCCAGATTTTGACGGTCAGGACTTGTTCACCAGAGCCGACCGACATCGGGAGCCAGGGCGCCTTCTGCAAGACTCCTGAGCGGCAGAACAGCTGGCATCACGTGTGCTCCAGCAGCGCCGACCCCAGTCCCAGCATCATCACCACAGAGGACAATAAGATCCACATCCACCTAGGGAACCCGTATCTCCCATCTCATGGGATGCCACCGCCTGCCGGGCCGTACTACCTTCGACATGAGCAGAGGACTCAAGTACTTGCAAATGGTTGCCATGTCAAAGGTGTCGGCAAAATTACCAGCAGTATCACCATATCTCCTGCCACATCTCCCACCTCGCACTCCCCTATGTAG